The Setaria viridis chromosome 2, Setaria_viridis_v4.0, whole genome shotgun sequence DNA window CGAGTACGAAGACTTGGTCGCCGCTGGCGAGGCGTCGAGGGCCGTGACCAGCCCGTGGCGCGACATCCTCCGGCGCAAGAACCGCccgcagctggtgatggcggtggCGATCCCGCTGTTCCAGCAGCTGACGGGCATCAACGTGATCATGTTCTACGCGCCGGTGCTGTTCAAGACGctgggcttcggcggcggcgcgtcgctcATGTCGGCGGTGATCACCGGCCTCGTCAACCTCGCCGCCACGCTCGTGTCCGTGTTCACCGTGGATCGCCTCGGGCGGCGCGCGCTGTTCTTGGAGGGCGGCGCGCAGATGCTGGCCGGGCAGGTGGCCGTCGGCGCCCTCATCGGCGCCAAGTTCGGGTGGAGCGGCGTGGCGTCGATCCCGGCGGGGTacgcggcggccgtggtggtggtgatgtgcGCCTACGTGGCGGGGTTCGCGTGGTCGTGGGGCCCCCTGGGGTGGCTGGTGCCCAGCGAGGTGATGCCGCtggaggtgcggccggcggggcaGAGCATCACCGTCGCCGTCAACATGCTCATGACCTTCGCCGTCGCGCAGGCCTTCCTCCCCATGCTCTGCCGACTCAAGTtcctgctcttcttcttcttcgccgcaTGCGTCGTCGTCATGACGCTCTTCGTCGCCTTCTTCCTGCCGGAGACCAAGGGCGTGCCCATCGAGGACATGGCCGGCGTCTGGAAGAAGCACTGGTACTGGAAGCGGTtcgtcgacgacggcgaggacggcgccgaCGGCCGGGGAGACATCGAGAtgggctgcggcggcgaggcaAAGAACTAGTTTAGCCTAGTTATTCAGATTTTCTTATTGTATAGTCGGAGTTTAATTAGTTTATGTGTTCATAGTACTAGAGTACTCCGTAGCAGCTAGTTTTTACTTTATTCATGACAATGTTCAATACGCATGCTCTATGTTCTTTGAATTTTTAATAAAGATATATTATTGCATTACCTTTTCTCCTTTTACGATAAGCCCTAGTGATTTCACAATGAGCGCTATTGCACATACAACCGTCACACCCTTGCAAGGATCATGTTCACCAAAATATAGCTAGCATCACTAGGCGAATTCCAAGTCGTAACATAGACACATCGACCAATCCTATTATTACAATAACACAAACATATCACATGTTACAAATAAATCCAACAGATGGCAGTCCTTTGAGCAGAATGGAAGCAGAATGCATCAGATCAATCTCGTGTATATCTCTTTTGTGTTCAAACCCTACACGCATAAGAGAGAACAGCATGCAGTGTCAAGTGTCAACACTGACCATGCCAGCCTGAACCTGAAAGGCGCAATGGCAAAAAAAACAGCATATACATATGGTCCTCACCAGGGACTGCAGAGCTGCAGGTGTGACTTTCACACCTTCTGTTAGAAAGGTTACCGGGGACAAGAGGAGGAACGACATCACTGTGGTAACCAAGAAAAGATTAACGGCTTAGtgtaaatcccactagctaaactgttagtctgcgggtgagctggtgagcaacggagcccatggaaaaggggtaagatctttgtgacttcaGTCCCGATTAAGATctcgttggtaggtcgttaaccccttggtcgcttccgtgtggactagtcagtcttagctaaggtgggtaatggctttgttaggatccgcaccggcactaaggtgatcgtgctgcggtaccctacttgtgggaaaagtgtacaatgtctgtagagttaaaacctatccgggtagccgtgtccacggcattggacgagttacggcttggtcacataactagcacgggagatggatggtttttagggcgtgtgttggattttggaagtgttcggcagttgtgccgtgggcTATGGCGGATGGgaagtccgatagcaataaaatatGGATCCTTTGTggaggatcaaccccacttaatgtttcggttactaaaggaaaagctttgCGAAAACTCCTTTGAAAataaacccttgcatgtgtgAAAACCTAGTTTTATGGcaaaatgaaccttagccttatccttgttaatatcctgtgcatattcttgattgtatcccacctccgtggatggggttggactctGTACTCACCCTTccttcattgctacagaggaagatccgaacttcgtcgccgaggactttgagtaggaggttgtgtccgcacccaacgctgcctgtggtgttggccttcgcaagatgcttctgctgccgtgtagtcccgagtgttgtcttttggcagtcgcttggctAGCCATTGTTATTTATCTACTTCTTATCgtggcgtggctttcacgcccactccctaaGGAGTTGTACGGCAATTGAcatatctgttgaataaatatgttatcagcctcttgggactgatatttgcatcacatttagtctccgctgatgtggggacgcttcagcgGTCCTGCCCGTACAACCTGTGGTGCCACCCACCACCCCCACTAGGTTGCTTGGCTAGGCTAGCATGATGCCACCATGTGCGAGGGGCATACGGGCCTTGCCCGGTGACTTTCCTAGTCCACAGCGGCCCGAAATCAGATCTACACTTTTGTAGCCCCCGCTGACCACCGTTGAGGACTTGTTGCGGCCATTTCAACCCCACCTTGCTGTAAGAACTATGTTTCTTGATAATTATATTCTTCCCATTCTTTGTTATGGTGTCccttgctaattttttttttctaattgtaGAGATGCAACAATCGTGAGAAAGAAATCAAATGCCACCATATTAAGTTTCGAAAACAAGGACCCAAGTTTCTCGATGACCTGCATATCTTGTTTGGCAAGGCACATGTAACTGGGTCTTCTACATCCTGTCCTAGAGATATATCATCCGATGAGGCAAGTGATGAGAATGTGGATGAGGTAGTGAAACCTACGCAGAAGGATATGACAGTGAACCTAGGAAAAAGGAAACGCAAGGGTACCTCTATTGgtgttgaagagaaggatgagaagagcccattctttCGTTTGTACAAGTCCActtgtttgaagatagaaaatgctacagagaggatctccacaagtgttgaagcatcatcagctcctccaactaacctagttcctaccattacagagactatgaagatggtgaaagaaTATGGGGTGCAAGAAGGAACTACTCTAATGCACACAGTCGCTTCCCTAATTGTTAAACCTGAATTTAGGGAGCTCTTTAGCTCTCTAGAAACAGCTAAAGGCAGACTGGATTTGATTGAGAGGGAGCTAGaaaaggagatgatgaagcgCCACTGATTTGTTTCCATGTTTGTCAAATTATTTTATTGTCATATGTGACAACAATTTCCCTATGTTGAACCATAATTTGTTACCCTATATTGAAACATTATTTATCTATTAGTGTGTTATGTTGAGCTTTTTCATTTAGTATTGTCAAGATATTTGTTGTATTAGTACTAATATCTCATGTAGATGGATGATAGATTGGGAGATGTGGCTAAAGGAGGACAAAAAGGACTACTACTGCTAGCTGAACTTGCACAGCATGCTAGTGCTATTGGAGAAATGGGCAACTTGTATACTGAGCGGTATTTGCACAAAGCTGAATACAGGACTGGAATTCAATGAGTGATGAGGTGTATGTCACGTCCGAGatatttttataagatgtttcgGATGAGCACCGAGATTTTCGATAAACTTCATAATTTGCTAGTCTCTACTTACGGATTGGCCTCAACCAACAATGTTTCGTCTATTGAGTCATTGGCAATGTTCTTCTGGATCGTCGGAggaccacaatctttttcacaagctgaaaatcGTTTCACACGGTCACTTTGGACAGTTCACATGAAGTTTCATGAAGTATTGAAATGTTTGCGCAAGTTAGCTAAGGACAATATTAAGCCGAGAGATCCTACTTTTTCTACGGAGCATGAAAGGGGGAGAGAGGACCGTTTTTGGCCATACTTTAAaggcgcaattggagcaatagatggttcGCATGTCAAAGTGGTAGTACCAGTGGACGAAGTGGTTAACCACACATGCCgtcatggatatacatctcaaaatgtgctagatatttgtgactttgatatgaggttcacctttgcggttgccgggtggccgggttctgcacatgacacacgtatcctcaatcatgcattggtaaattttccttcatttcccatgcctcctaaaggtatacatggttctttcaacaaattagtaatAT harbors:
- the LOC117843731 gene encoding sugar transport protein MST6 — encoded protein: MAVGAVVAPSASGGGRPDYPGKLTPFVFMASLVASSGGLIFGYDIGISGGVTSMDPFLLRFFPSVYRKQLAAAGGGDQYCKFDSQLLTLFTSSLYVSALVSSLFAASVTRRFGRKWSMFAGGATFLVGCALNGGAANVAMLILGRVLLGVGVGFANQSVPVYLSEMAPARMRGMLNNGFQLMITLGILCANLINYGADRIAGGWGWRLSLALAAVPAAVITVGSLFLPDTPNSLLERGRPEEAKRMLRRVRGTDDVAAEYEDLVAAGEASRAVTSPWRDILRRKNRPQLVMAVAIPLFQQLTGINVIMFYAPVLFKTLGFGGGASLMSAVITGLVNLAATLVSVFTVDRLGRRALFLEGGAQMLAGQVAVGALIGAKFGWSGVASIPAGYAAAVVVVMCAYVAGFAWSWGPLGWLVPSEVMPLEVRPAGQSITVAVNMLMTFAVAQAFLPMLCRLKFLLFFFFAACVVVMTLFVAFFLPETKGVPIEDMAGVWKKHWYWKRFVDDGEDGADGRGDIEMGCGGEAKN